GTACCCCTGCTGATGCAGCCCGGCCAGGGTGTCGGCGGCGCCGGCAAACAGCGGCGAGGGCGTGGTGTTCAGCTCCAGATAATGCCGGCGGTAGGCCAGCAACAAGGCGTCACTTTCCGCCGCAGACAGTTCGCCAAACAGAATCGGAAAGGCCTTGTACAGGCTGAGGCCGATAATATGACGCACCGCCTCGGGGCTTGGCACCGGCAGCCGGCAGTCGGTGGCCGCCGCCTGCATGCAGGACACAATGCGCGCCACCGAGTCCATTAAAGTGCCGTCCCAGTCAAAGATCACCAGTTCGTACTTCATGCGCCGGCCATTCTCGTGAGCAGTTTTTTGAGGGCCGGCTCCAGAGGCGCTTCCAGGGTCATGGTTTCTTCCCGGCCCGGGTGGAAGAAGCGAATGCGACAGGCATGCAGAAACAGGCGCCCCAGCCCCTGCTCACGCATTTTCTCGTCAAACTGACGATCGCCGTATTTGTCGTCGCCGGCAATGGGATGGCCCGCGTGCAGGGTATGCACCCGGATCTGGTGAGTACGGCCGGTGACCGGGCTGCACTCCACCAGGGTGGCGCCGTCAAACTTCTGCACGATGCGAAAACGGGTTTCCGAGGGCTTGCCGTCCCGGTCCACTCTGACGATGCGCTCGCCCGAAGCCAGCTCATTTTTCTTCAGCGGCGCCTTCACCACCTTCTGGTGCGGCTGCCACTGGCCGCGCACCAGCGCCAGGTAGTGCTTGTCCATGGTTTTTTCCCGCAGCTGCTCGTGCAGGCTGCGCAGCATGCTGCGTTTTTTCGCCACCAGCAGAATGCCGGAGGTGTCCCGGTCCAGCCGGTGCACCAGTTCCAGAAACCTGGCCTGGGGTCGCAGGGCGCGCAGCCCTTCAATCACGCCAAAGCTGAGGCCACTGCCGCCGTGTACCGCCATGCCCGAGGGCTTGTTGAGCACCAGCAGGGCGTCATCTTCATAGAGGATGGCGCTTTCCAGCCCCTGCACACTGTCGAGCCTGGCCGACGGCAATACCTCTTCCCGCTCGGCCACCCGCACCGGCGGCACGCGAATGACGTCGCCGGCCAGCAGCTTGTATTCCGGTTTGATGCGCTTTTTGTTAACCCTAACCTCACCCTTGCGCAAAATACGATAAATCAGGCTTTTGGGAACGCCTTTGAGCTGAGTCCGTAAAAAGTTGTCGATGCGCTGCCCTTCATGCTCAGCCTCTATGGTGAGCAGCCGCACGCTTTGATTGTCTTGTTTCATGCCGCCGATTCTACCACCGAAGCCGGTGTTTTTGCTGCAAAAATGGTGCCTTGCTAAGGCTGTGGGTAAAGTGTGATAATGCGTGAGTTTTTCGTGTCTTCCCGGTTGGGGAGACACACACCCAAACCCCGGAAACACCGTTTGGTTCGCGACCTTTGGGCTACCCTCCCTTTGACGTGATACACACCTGAAAAATGCGCCTCATGCGTAGCCAGCCGGGAGGCTGTAATGACTACGCTGACAGACTCGAGGCCGGTGTCGGTCGGAGCCGAATGGTCGCTCCGGGTAACACGAACACTGTAGAAAACAGTAAAAACATATAAAAAGAGTACTCAATGAAAAGAATGCTGATTAACGCAACCCAGGAAGAGGAGTTGCGCGTTGCCCTGGTGGACGGGCAAAGACTGTACGATCTCGATATTGAAAGCCCCGGCCACGAGCAGAAAAAAGCCAACATTTACAAAGGCAAAATCACCCGGGTTGAACCCAGCCTGGAAGCCGCCTTTGTCGACTACGGCGCCGAGCGCCACGGCTTTTTGCCCCTCAAGGAAATTGCCCGCAACTACTTCCCCGCCGGTTACAGCTATCAGGGTCGCCCCAACATCAAGGAAGTGGTCAAGGAAGGTCAGGAAGTCATCGTTCAGATCGACAAGGAAGAGCGTGGCAACAAGGGCGCCGCCCTCACCACCTTTATCAGCCTGGCCGGCTCCTACCTGGTGCTGATGCCCAACAACCCCCGCGCCGGCGGCATTTCCCGCCGCATTGAAGGTGACGAGCGCACCGAGCTGAAGGAAGCCCTGTCCCGCCTCAAGCTGCCCGATGGCATGGGCCTGATTGTGCGCACCGCCGGTGTGGGCAAATCCGGCGAAGAGCTGGAGTGGGATCTGAACGTACTCAAAACCCACTGGACCGCCATTCAGGAAGCCGCCGACAGCCGCGCCGCTCCTTTCCTGATCCATCAGGAAAGCAACGTCATTGTGCGCGCCATTCGCGATTACCTGCGCCGTGATATCGGCGAGATTCTGATCGACAACCCCACGGTGTTTGAACGGGCCAAGCAGCACATTCAGCTGGTACGCCCCGACTTTATCAACCGGGTGAAGCTGTATGAGGGCGACGTGCCCATGTTCAGCCACTACCAGATTGAGAGCCAGATCGAGTCGGCCTTCCAGCGGGAAGTGCGGCTGCCGTCCGGCGGCAGCATTGTCATCGATCCCACCGAGGCACTGACCTCCATCGACATCAACTCCGCCCGCGCCACCAAGGGCGGCGACATTGAAGAAACCGCGCTGCAGACCAACCTGGAAGCGGCGGAAGAAATTGCCCGTCAGCTGCGCCTGCGCGATCTGGGCGGCCTGGTGGTGATCGACTTTATCGACATGACGCCGGTACGCCACCAGCGCGAAGTGGAAAACCGCCTGCGCGACGCCGTGCGTCAGGACCGTGCCCGCATTCAGCTGGGCCGGATCTCCCGCTTTGGCCTGCTGGAAATGTCCCGCCAGCGCCTGCGCCCGTCGCTGGGCGAGTCCAGCACCCATGTGTGCCCCCGCTGTCTGGGCCAGGGCACCATTCGCGACAACGAATCCCTCGCCCTGGCCATTCTGCGCCTGATCGAGGAAGAAGCGCTGAAAGACAATACCGGCCAGATCCACGCCCAGGTGCCGGTGGACGTGGCCGCCTATCTGCTCAACGAAAAGCGCAAGTCCATTGCCAACCTGGAAAACCGCTACAAGGTCGATATCTACATTATTCCCAACGAGCAGCTGGAAACCCCCCACTTTGACGTGACCCGGGTGCGCACCAGTGATGTGGAAGAAGTGACCAGCTATGAGCTGAAGACCGAAGTGGAGCAGGAAGCCTACCAGCCGCGCCAGCAGCAGGCGGTGAAAAAGAGCGAGCAGCCGGCCCTGCAGGGCTTTTCCGCCCCGGCGCCGGCGCCGGTTGCGGCCAGCCGCCCCGAGCCCCAGCAGCAGCCTCAGCCCCGTCAGCCCGGTTTGCTGAGCCGGCTGTTCTGCGCCATCGCCGGCTGGTTCAAGAGCCCGGAGCAAACCCAGACCACAACCCCCGAGCCGACTCCGGTCAGGCAGGAGCGCAGCCCGCGCGGCAACCGCGGTCACGAAGGGCGGGATCGCCGTGAACGTGGCGAACGCCGCGGCAACAACCGAAACCGCAAACCCCGTGATGAAGAGCGCAGCCAGAAGCCGGCGCCGGCCGCCGCTGTTCAGGAAAGCAACGAGCAGCAAAAGCCGGAGCGTCCGCGTCGTGAGCGCCGCAAGCCCCGCCGCGAGCAGCAGCCCGAGCGCGCCGCCCGCCCGCCGCAGGAGCCAGCCCAGCCGGTGCATGAAGCAGAAGCGCCCCGCGCCACCGAGGTAACCGCTCAGCCTGATGCTCAGAAAGAGCAGGTCATTGCCGAGCGTCGCCAGCGCCGCCAGTTGCGCAAAAAGGTGCGTCTGGACAGCGAAGGCCGTGTTCAGGAGCCGCAGGCCGAGGCAGCGCAAACCACGGTGGACGAGCCGAAGACCGACGCCGCCCAGGAGCAGGCACACCCGCACAAACGTGCTCCCAAGCGCAAGCGCATCAATGAAGACAGCCGTCGCCGTCGCCGTGAGGAAAGCATTGCCGCACTCATCGCCGAACAGGGTGCCGACAAATGGGTAGCCAGCGAAACCGAGGCCGAACAGCAAGCCGCTCGGCCCGCTTCCGAGCCGCAGGCCACCGCCGGGGTGAAACCGGCAGAAGTGAAGCAGCCCGAGGCTCCGGCAGTGCCAGCCCAGCCCGAGCCGAAGACCGAAGCCCCGGTGGCCGAAGCCAAGCCCGAGCCGAAAGCAGAAGCCCCGGTGGCCGAAGCTCAGCCGGGACCCAAGGCAGAAGCACCGGCAGCGGAAGCTCAGCCCGAGCCGAAAGCCGAAGCTCCCGTTGCCGAAGCCCGGCCCGAGCCGAAAGCCGAAGCCCCGGTGGTTGAAGCCCAATCCGAGCCGAAGGTAGAAGCTCCCGTTGCCGAAGCCCGGCCCGAGCCGAAAGCCGAAGCCCCGGAGGTTGAAGCCCGGCCCGAGCCCGAGCCGAAAACAGAAGCGCCCGTGGCTGCAGCCCAGCCCGTAGCGACTGCCGGTCGTTACCTGGCGGCCCGCAAGGCCTCTGCGCCCATGACCAAGCCGCCGGTAGTGGAAGCCGTGCCTTACGTGAAGCCGGACTACCCGCCCCTGGTACGCCAGCCCGTCGCCACCAGCGGCCGCCAGGGTGGCTCCATCAACGCCCGCAACCAGGCCTCGGCCCCCATGGCCAAACCCTGATCGCTGCGCGCTAACGTAAAAAGGCTCCTTCGGGGGCCTTTTTTATCGCCATACGCCGCGTTATACCAATTACATGAATCAATTTCGGCTCTGCTGTAGCTGCCACTTTAGTAGGCAGGGTCTGTGCAACAGGCCTTGATGGTACAGTGGCCTGCCAGCTAAAGCGGCAGCTACAATACACCCACATTCAGGCCATCAAGCTCAGGCTAGCCCTTAAGCTGCTTCAATACCCCTTCGCAGGCCGCTTCCACCAGATCCAGCACCTGCTCAAAACCCCGCTCGCCACCATAATAGGGATCCGGCACTTCCTGCTCGGGACCACTGGCAAAGCTCAGCAACAGCTTCACCTTGTGCCTGTGCGCCGGCGGGCACAAGCGCAGCAGATCTTCCAGGTTGCAGCGATCCGCCGCCAGCACCAGATCAAAGTGCTCAAAATCCTGTCGCGTTACCTGGCGTGCCTGCATGCCGGAAAAATCATATCCCCTCGCCTCACCCGCCGCCCGGGCACGGGCATCCGGCCCCGAGCCGGCGTGATAGCCAATGGTGCCCGCCGAATCAACCTCCAGCTCAACACCGGCCCGCGCCGCCATGTGACGCAATACCGCCTCGGCGGTGGGCGAGCGGCAAATATTGCCCATGCAGACCATGAGCACACTGATACTGTCTTTATTTTTCAGAGGGTTATCCGTCATTATCCTGCCTGCTAGCGGTTGGTATGAATGAAAATAATATTCTTTATTTCAACGGCTTGCAGATTATTTTGAGGGTGATTTTTAAATTATCAACCGGCCGGCAGTGCTTTTGACCGGCGCATAAAAAAACAGGCCCCTACCGTAGCGGGATCCTGCCTTGTTTATGTTCGGAATTCCGGGCTCAGGCACGTATTTGGGAGGCTATCTCAGACAATACCGACCTTGAACTGTCATGGAGGTAATATGATGAGGGGATATAAAGAAACGGTCTGTGGCAATACCGGGCACGTCAGTGCCCGGTTGGTTTGAGTGTTACAGCAAGTTGTAAATAAAGACGGTGATCACGGCAACCGGGGTGATGTAACGCAGCACTCCGTACCAGAGACCGAACCAGGGGCCACGCAGAGACAACTCCTCTTCCAATGCCTTACGGGACATGCGCCAGCCAACAAACACCGCAACCAGTAAGCCCCCCAGGGGCAGCATGATGTTCGAGGTCAGATAGTCGAGCAGATCAAAGAGGGTTTTGCCCTCGAAGGTGGCGAACATGTCGAGGGGAGTGAAGCCGGACCACTCGTTGAACGACAGCACGGTACCCACACCCAGCAACCAACAGCAGCCACCAGCGATAAGGGTACTGCCGAAGCGGTTCATGCCCTTTTTCTCCTCCAGCCATTCGACCACCGGCTCCAGCAGCGAAATCGCCGAAGTCAGGGCACCGAACACCAGCAGCACAAAGAACAGGGTGGCGAGCAGATTTCCGAATGGCATCTGGCCGAACGCCAGCGGCAGGGTCTGGAAGATAAGACCAGGTCCTGCACCGGGTTCCAGGCCGTTGGAAAAGACGATGGGAAAGATCGCCAGGCCGGCCAGCAGCGCCACCACGGTATCCAGCACCGATACGGTCACAGCGGTGCTGGCGATGGAAACGTCCTTCCTGAGATGGGAACCGTAGGCCACCATCACGCATTGGCTGAGGGTCAGGGTGAAAAACGCATGCCCCAGCGCCATCATCATGCCTTCTGTGGTCAGTTTGGAGAAATCTGGCCAAAACAGAAAGGCCACGGCCTCACCGAAGTGGCCGGTGGTGATGGCATAGCCCACCATGATAAACAGCAGAACGAACAGCGTCGGCATCAATATAGTTACCGCCCGCTCGATGCCGCCGCGCACACCTCGCGCCACCACCAGCATGGTCATGCCCATGAACACCGAATGCCAGAGCAACAGCTTGCCCGGGTCGGCCAGCAGCCCCGAGAAGAGGGCGCCGATTTGCTCCGCATCCTGACCGGTGAACTGACCGCTGAGCGAGGTGCCGACGTAGGACACCGCCCAGCCACCAATCACCGAGTAGAATGACAGGATCAGGAAGGCCGCCAGCACACCCATGCCCGCCATCCATGCCCAGCGGCCGGAAAGCCCACTTTGGCTGGCGAGCAGACGCACGCTGTTCACCGGACTGTGACCGCCACGACGGCCAATCAGCACTTCCGCCATCAGGATCGGAAGACCCAGCACGGCGATGCAGAGCAGATAAACCAGTACGAAGGCACCGCCGCCATTCTCGCCGGTAATGTAAGGAAACTTCCAGACATTGCCGAGGCCAACGGCGGAGCCGGTGGCAGCCATGATGAAGGCCAGACGGGATGACCAGAAACCGCGGCCGGTTATCCCCCGGGACAGGTCACCGGTGCCGGCAGCCTGGCTGGTTGTAGAAGACTGAGTCACGTTATTCTCCTCCTTGAGTTTTCATATGAACGATGTGCCGGCCAGCCGGCACCGACCAAACGCACTATCGCCTCGCCGGGTCCGAAGACATGCCCAGCTCTACCGCACGACGGTGGGCCGCCTGTACGGCATGTTCAATGAGCATGGCCAGGCCATCTTCTTGCATGCTGTTGATGGCACATTGGGTGGTGCCATTGGGTGAAGTGACGCGCGCCCTGAGTTGTGAAGGTGATGCTTCGCCCTGCGCGGCCATGTTGGCTGCCCCCCGCGCGGTTTGCAGGGTCAGTTTCAGTGCATCCTGTTCCGACAGGCCGAGCTGAGTGCCGACCCGAATCATTTCTTCCATCAGCAGGAAGAAATAGGCCGGGCCACTGCCTGAAATAGCAGTCACCGCATCAAGCTGGCTTTCCTCGCTGACCGTGACGCAGATACCAAAGGACCCCATCATTCTGGTCACCATTGAGATCTGCTCCTCAGTGGTGCAGGCATTAGAAAAAATCGCCGTTGCGCCGCAGCCAATCAGGCTCGGCGTATTTGGCATGGCGCGAATAATGGCGGTGCCGAAGCCCAGAACCTTTTCCAGTTGTGAGAGCCGAATGCCGGCAGCGATGCTGACAAACAGCTTGGCGCCACGGCTTGGCATCACCGCTATTTGGGCGGCGACGCGTTCAACCACCTGAGGCTTGACGGCAAGAACGACAACCTGCGCCTGCTCAACTGCCTCAGGGGTGGTTGGGCTGATATCAACACCGAAACGTTTGACTGCCATGGCTCGCTGTTCTTCATTCGGGTCGGCGACAATAATGGATTGAGGCGGATAGCCATGGGTAACCAGGCCATTCACCATGGCGGAGGCCATGTTACCGCCGCCAATGAAGGCAATAACCGGGTGGTCTGTATGCTGGTACATATGCTGGCCTCTTAGAATTCGGTGATCACGGTCACGCCGGAGCCTTCGAATCTGTCCATGTTCATCAATGCATCAATTGACTGCTCCAATGAAATGGTTTTGCCAATCAGCTTTTCAGGGGCGAGTTTGCCCGACTGCATCATGGCGAGCATGGCGTCATAGCGATATGCCTGCATGCCGTGGCTGCCCAGTATTTCCAGCTCGTGGGCAATGACCTTGCTCATTGGAATGGCCGGTGTACTGTGATCCGCCAGCATCAGACCCACCTGTACGTGCTTGCCCCGTTTGCGCAGGTTGCTGATGGAATTGAAACAGGTCGTGGGGTGTCCCAGCGCATCCAGGGACACATGCACCCCACCCCGGGTGATCTCGGTCACCGCCTCAGCCACATTGGCCACCCTGGTCGCGTTGACGGTAGCGACCGCCCCCAGTTTGCGGGCCAGCTCGAGTTTTTCTTCCGAGATGTCGATGGCCACCACATGGGCGCCGATGGCGTTGGCGATCATAATGGCGGACAAACCGACGCCTCCACAGCCGTGAACCGCCACCCACTGCCCCGCAGAGGTTTTACCCTGATCAACGACGGCCCGGAACGAGGTCACAAAGCGGCACCCCAGGCTGGCCGCCGTGGCAAAGTCTAGGGTTTCCGGCAACGCCACCAGGTTGATGTCGGCCTGGTGAATGCCCACATACTGGGCAAAGGAGCCCCAGTGGGTGAAGCCGGGCTGAAATTGCGTATCGCAGACCTGATGATTTCCGGAGTGACACTCGGGACAGGCGCCACAGCCGCCGACAAAAGGAACGGTAACGCGATCTCCGACCTTCCACTTTCTCACGTCCTTGCCGACCGCCTCGACAATGCCTGCCAGTTCATGTCCCGGCACATGGGGCAGCTCGATATCGGGATCATGGCCAACCCAGCCGTGCCAGTCACTCCGGCAAACGCCGGTCGCCATCACCTTGACCACAACGCCGTGCGCTTCCGGTGTTGGATCAACTACGTTTCTGATTTGTGGGGGGGTGGAAAAGCTTTCATAAACAACAGCTTTCATAAAACGCTCCTTTTTTGAAACACTATTCCAATATAAAGCAGCAGGGGTGAAGTTACCTTTCTATTTACATTGACAAAATGACAGAATTTGAAATAGCCTTTCCGTATGTATCGTTTTTTGCAAGGATTAATCGGGATGGACTCGCTTGATAAAGTGGATGCGGCAATCGCTGACAGGTTGCAGCAGGACGGAAGGCTGTCTAATGCCAAGCTGGCCGATCAGCTCGCGTTGAGTGAAGCATCGTGCTGGCGGCGTCATAAACGGCTCGAGCAGGAAGGGGTCATTGAAGGCTACCAGGCCATTCTCAACCGGCGTAAGCTGGGAGGTGGTGTACTGGCCTTTGTACAGCTAACCTGCACGCAACATAGCGAAGAGGTAACGGCAGAGTTTGAGAAGGTTATCCAGGCCTGCTCCCGCGTGCTCAGTTGCCATAACACCACCGGGGAGTCGGACTTTCTGTTGCAGGTGGTGGCCAGGGATCTGGATGATTACAGCCAATTCGTGGACAAGGTGTTGAGAAAGCTTCCTGGCGTATCGAGTATTCGCTCGAATATTTCCCTGCGGGAGATGAAATCCACAAACAGGTTACCCATTACAGAGTTGCTCTCCCCTCACCCTTGATGAGTCCGCCCTAGATTTAAACACAGGGCGGATGGATGAGTTGCCTGAGATGGAAAAGTCAAAAGCAAAATTCAATACTCAATTTAATTTTACAAAAAACTTTATGGTGTCGTCCTCTCGTAATGCTGGTCATAACCGGTAACCGCAAGGATCACAAATTTTGTTAATTTTTTGTTTCCTCTGAAGGTTTTGTAATGCTGCCAAGGTACACTGTAGTTCCGGCCATTTCATCACAAAACCCCGAGAGCCCCGTCACCGTGAGCACCCACAACCATTTCCGCCTGCTTGAACAATACCAGCAATACGAGTCCGTTATTCACAGCCTGATGGAATCGATCATGACCAGCCTGAACGGGCTGGAGCTGCTGCGAAACGACCAGGCCCAGCAGCAGACCATCAAACATCTGAGCCGTTCTTATCCCTTTGTCGAGCTGCTGTACAGCCTCGACAGCAACGGTATCCAGATCACCGACTCCGCCTACAGCCCCACGGTCAGCGAGCGCCAGCGCCGCTCTTTGGGCAAGGGCAGCGACCGCAGCCGGCGCCCCTATATGCAAGCCGCCCGGCAGAGTTCCAGTGCCATCGTGGTAACCAGCCCCTATCTGTCCAACGCCACCCACCAGCTGGCGATTTCGGTGGTACAACATCTGGTGGACGAACAGGGCCAGGATGGCGGCTACCTGGTGATCAACTTCAACCTGCGCCGCCTGATCTCCTACCTCAACGGCGATCAAATGCGCTCTCACTGCCATCATTATTTTCAGTGGTTCTACGGCCTGATCGGCGGCCTGCTGATCGTGGTGGCGGCGCTGTTGCTCTATTCGGCCCTCGAGTCGCTGTTCTCAATGTTTTACGGAAGCGGCAACATGGTCACCGGGGCCTTTGGCATCGTCATTATGATCACCCTGGGCATGTCGATTTTTGATCTGGGCAAGACCATCCTTGAGGAAGAGGTGCTGGTCAACAAAGACATACACCATCACGACTCCACCCGGCGCACCATTTCCCGGTTTATGGCGGCCATTATTATCGCCGTGTCCATTGAAGCCTTACTGCTGATGTTCAAGTCGCTTCTCGACGGTGATGGCGGCGGTCAGCTGGTCAATGCAGTGTGGATGCTGATGGCGGCGGTGGCCATGCTGGCCGGTCTGGGGGTGTATCTCCGGCTGAGCCGGGACGCTCAAACTACTTCATAATCTGAAGATGGCCTCCCCCTGCAAGCAGGGGGAGGCTTGGCCGGACCAGGTTCAGCCAGCGGTATCGCCTTAACCTGCTCGACAATATGTGCCGCGATGGGCAGGGCAGAGGTGGCCGTGACTGCCTGAGAAAAAGTGCCTTACGAGAGTTCCTTGCGCAGAATTTCTGCACCGGCGCTCAGGGCTTCCAGCTTGCCTCTGGCCACGCTACGGGCCAGGGGGGCCATGCCACAGTTGGTGCTGGGAAGGAGCTTGTCGGCATCCACAAACTGCAGGGCCTTGCGCAGGGTGTCGGCCACCTGCTCCGGGGTTTCAATGGTGTTGGTGGCCACATCAATGGCGCCGACCATCACTTTTTTACCGCGGATCAGTTCAATCAGATCCATCGGCACCCGGGAGTTCTGACATTCCAGTGACACAATATCGATATTGGACTGCTGCAGCCGCGGGAAGACTTCTTCATACTGCCGCCACTCGGAGCCAAGGGTCTTTTTCCAGTCGGTGTTGGCCTTGATGCCGTAGCCGTAGCAGATGTGTACCGCGGTTTCACACTTCAGGCCTTCAATGGCCCGCTCCAGGGCGGCAATGCCCCAGTCGTTGACCTCGTCAAAGAAGACGTTAAAGGCCGGCTCGTCAAACTGAATAATGTCCACGCCCGCC
The Oceanimonas pelagia genome window above contains:
- the rluC gene encoding 23S rRNA pseudouridine(955/2504/2580) synthase RluC, producing the protein MKQDNQSVRLLTIEAEHEGQRIDNFLRTQLKGVPKSLIYRILRKGEVRVNKKRIKPEYKLLAGDVIRVPPVRVAEREEVLPSARLDSVQGLESAILYEDDALLVLNKPSGMAVHGGSGLSFGVIEGLRALRPQARFLELVHRLDRDTSGILLVAKKRSMLRSLHEQLREKTMDKHYLALVRGQWQPHQKVVKAPLKKNELASGERIVRVDRDGKPSETRFRIVQKFDGATLVECSPVTGRTHQIRVHTLHAGHPIAGDDKYGDRQFDEKMREQGLGRLFLHACRIRFFHPGREETMTLEAPLEPALKKLLTRMAGA
- the rne gene encoding ribonuclease E, whose amino-acid sequence is MKRMLINATQEEELRVALVDGQRLYDLDIESPGHEQKKANIYKGKITRVEPSLEAAFVDYGAERHGFLPLKEIARNYFPAGYSYQGRPNIKEVVKEGQEVIVQIDKEERGNKGAALTTFISLAGSYLVLMPNNPRAGGISRRIEGDERTELKEALSRLKLPDGMGLIVRTAGVGKSGEELEWDLNVLKTHWTAIQEAADSRAAPFLIHQESNVIVRAIRDYLRRDIGEILIDNPTVFERAKQHIQLVRPDFINRVKLYEGDVPMFSHYQIESQIESAFQREVRLPSGGSIVIDPTEALTSIDINSARATKGGDIEETALQTNLEAAEEIARQLRLRDLGGLVVIDFIDMTPVRHQREVENRLRDAVRQDRARIQLGRISRFGLLEMSRQRLRPSLGESSTHVCPRCLGQGTIRDNESLALAILRLIEEEALKDNTGQIHAQVPVDVAAYLLNEKRKSIANLENRYKVDIYIIPNEQLETPHFDVTRVRTSDVEEVTSYELKTEVEQEAYQPRQQQAVKKSEQPALQGFSAPAPAPVAASRPEPQQQPQPRQPGLLSRLFCAIAGWFKSPEQTQTTTPEPTPVRQERSPRGNRGHEGRDRRERGERRGNNRNRKPRDEERSQKPAPAAAVQESNEQQKPERPRRERRKPRREQQPERAARPPQEPAQPVHEAEAPRATEVTAQPDAQKEQVIAERRQRRQLRKKVRLDSEGRVQEPQAEAAQTTVDEPKTDAAQEQAHPHKRAPKRKRINEDSRRRRREESIAALIAEQGADKWVASETEAEQQAARPASEPQATAGVKPAEVKQPEAPAVPAQPEPKTEAPVAEAKPEPKAEAPVAEAQPGPKAEAPAAEAQPEPKAEAPVAEARPEPKAEAPVVEAQSEPKVEAPVAEARPEPKAEAPEVEARPEPEPKTEAPVAAAQPVATAGRYLAARKASAPMTKPPVVEAVPYVKPDYPPLVRQPVATSGRQGGSINARNQASAPMAKP
- a CDS encoding low molecular weight protein-tyrosine-phosphatase, whose translation is MTDNPLKNKDSISVLMVCMGNICRSPTAEAVLRHMAARAGVELEVDSAGTIGYHAGSGPDARARAAGEARGYDFSGMQARQVTRQDFEHFDLVLAADRCNLEDLLRLCPPAHRHKVKLLLSFASGPEQEVPDPYYGGERGFEQVLDLVEAACEGVLKQLKG
- a CDS encoding sodium-dependent transporter, producing the protein MTQSSTTSQAAGTGDLSRGITGRGFWSSRLAFIMAATGSAVGLGNVWKFPYITGENGGGAFVLVYLLCIAVLGLPILMAEVLIGRRGGHSPVNSVRLLASQSGLSGRWAWMAGMGVLAAFLILSFYSVIGGWAVSYVGTSLSGQFTGQDAEQIGALFSGLLADPGKLLLWHSVFMGMTMLVVARGVRGGIERAVTILMPTLFVLLFIMVGYAITTGHFGEAVAFLFWPDFSKLTTEGMMMALGHAFFTLTLSQCVMVAYGSHLRKDVSIASTAVTVSVLDTVVALLAGLAIFPIVFSNGLEPGAGPGLIFQTLPLAFGQMPFGNLLATLFFVLLVFGALTSAISLLEPVVEWLEEKKGMNRFGSTLIAGGCCWLLGVGTVLSFNEWSGFTPLDMFATFEGKTLFDLLDYLTSNIMLPLGGLLVAVFVGWRMSRKALEEELSLRGPWFGLWYGVLRYITPVAVITVFIYNLL
- the proC gene encoding pyrroline-5-carboxylate reductase, which gives rise to MYQHTDHPVIAFIGGGNMASAMVNGLVTHGYPPQSIIVADPNEEQRAMAVKRFGVDISPTTPEAVEQAQVVVLAVKPQVVERVAAQIAVMPSRGAKLFVSIAAGIRLSQLEKVLGFGTAIIRAMPNTPSLIGCGATAIFSNACTTEEQISMVTRMMGSFGICVTVSEESQLDAVTAISGSGPAYFFLLMEEMIRVGTQLGLSEQDALKLTLQTARGAANMAAQGEASPSQLRARVTSPNGTTQCAINSMQEDGLAMLIEHAVQAAHRRAVELGMSSDPARR
- a CDS encoding zinc-dependent alcohol dehydrogenase family protein, with protein sequence MKAVVYESFSTPPQIRNVVDPTPEAHGVVVKVMATGVCRSDWHGWVGHDPDIELPHVPGHELAGIVEAVGKDVRKWKVGDRVTVPFVGGCGACPECHSGNHQVCDTQFQPGFTHWGSFAQYVGIHQADINLVALPETLDFATAASLGCRFVTSFRAVVDQGKTSAGQWVAVHGCGGVGLSAIMIANAIGAHVVAIDISEEKLELARKLGAVATVNATRVANVAEAVTEITRGGVHVSLDALGHPTTCFNSISNLRKRGKHVQVGLMLADHSTPAIPMSKVIAHELEILGSHGMQAYRYDAMLAMMQSGKLAPEKLIGKTISLEQSIDALMNMDRFEGSGVTVITEF
- a CDS encoding Lrp/AsnC family transcriptional regulator → MDSLDKVDAAIADRLQQDGRLSNAKLADQLALSEASCWRRHKRLEQEGVIEGYQAILNRRKLGGGVLAFVQLTCTQHSEEVTAEFEKVIQACSRVLSCHNTTGESDFLLQVVARDLDDYSQFVDKVLRKLPGVSSIRSNISLREMKSTNRLPITELLSPHP
- a CDS encoding PDC sensor domain-containing protein yields the protein MSTHNHFRLLEQYQQYESVIHSLMESIMTSLNGLELLRNDQAQQQTIKHLSRSYPFVELLYSLDSNGIQITDSAYSPTVSERQRRSLGKGSDRSRRPYMQAARQSSSAIVVTSPYLSNATHQLAISVVQHLVDEQGQDGGYLVINFNLRRLISYLNGDQMRSHCHHYFQWFYGLIGGLLIVVAALLLYSALESLFSMFYGSGNMVTGAFGIVIMITLGMSIFDLGKTILEEEVLVNKDIHHHDSTRRTISRFMAAIIIAVSIEALLLMFKSLLDGDGGGQLVNAVWMLMAAVAMLAGLGVYLRLSRDAQTTS
- a CDS encoding methionine synthase, whose protein sequence is MKKLFPTSTAGSLPKPSWLAQPETLWSPWKLEGQELIDGKQDALRVSLQEQQTAGIDIVSDGEQTRQHFVTTFIEHLDGVDFEQRKTVKIRNRYDASVPSVVGAVSRQKPVFVEDAKFLRQQTDKPIKWALPGPMTMIDTLYDGHYQSREKLAWEFARILNQEARELEAAGVDIIQFDEPAFNVFFDEVNDWGIAALERAIEGLKCETAVHICYGYGIKANTDWKKTLGSEWRQYEEVFPRLQQSNIDIVSLECQNSRVPMDLIELIRGKKVMVGAIDVATNTIETPEQVADTLRKALQFVDADKLLPSTNCGMAPLARSVARGKLEALSAGAEILRKELS